The genome window ACCAAATACCCGCAAATGCTCATAGGTAGGATCACACCCATACAACACTGTATACGGAGTCTTACCATCCAGTACTGGTGTAGGAAGACGATTTATCAAATGAACCGCGCATGTAAACGCATAGGCCCAAAACTCCATTGAAAGCCCTGCTTGAGCTAACAGAGTAAGCCCCATTTCCACAATATGTCTATGTTTACGTTCTGCAACACCATTTTGTTCAGACGTATGAGGACAGGTAATGCGATGAATAATGCCTTGATCAGCTAAAACCGAGGCAACCGCTCTATACTCCCCGCCCCAGTCACTCTGAAACTGCTTGATAGACTTGCCGAATTGATTCTGCACGAGTTTCTGAAACTGAACAAAGCACTTCACAGCTTGTGATTTTTGTCGAATTAAATACACCCAAGTGAAGCGAGAACACATATCAATAAACGAGACATAATACCAATTTGACCCAGAGGCAACTGAGGCAGGGCCCTACAAATCCGAAACAATCAAAGAAAAAGGGTCAGTATATTCAGTAGTGGAAACCAGAAACGGCAATTTATGAAACTTTCCCTTTTTACAAGCAGTACAAACATCGCTTATTtcaactttatttaatttgaaatgacAGCTATCAAGAACATTCTTAACAACTTTCGAAGACGGATGTCCAAGACGCTTGTGCCACAGTAAACAAAACTCACTATCAGCAGTCTGAGTTGAAAGATCAACCTGAGCAGTGGATGGATGAAACGAAACAGGAATAGTAGTATCGGATATGGAGAATTGATAGAGCCCATTATGTATACGGCCCGTCAGCAAAACCTCCTGTGTCACGCTATCCTTAATCACACAATAATTTGAGTGAAACTCAAAGAAAACACCATTATCAGTTGCAAATTGTGATACCGACAATAAATTCTTCCGAATAGCCGGCACACATAGTACATTAGATAATCGAAGTACCCTAGACTTTGTAGCCAAAACACCCTGACCAATAGATGAGATCATAGCAGGCGAACCATCACCCATTAAAAGAGAAGACGTACCTGAATATGGAACAGCATCATGTAGTGCCGAAGGATCTTGACACACGTGATTGCTGGCTCCCGAGTCAGGATACCAAGATGATGAGCCAACCGGCCTTGAAATCGGAGAGTCCGACTCATCTCCACTAATGCCACGTGGTGTAGAATTTATATGTGAGCTAGATATCGACGGATCAGAGTAGTCAGTCGCATGTAAACTACCCAATCGAGGAAGTCCAAAACATGGATTTGATGCCGAGAAAACACGAGCTCGTGGCTTAGTCTGCCATGGAACACCTATATTATCTGATGGCTTTGATGGACCCAACTGCACATTATTCGAAACTGGATTAGTAGCTATGAAAGGATTATTACCAATATGTGGCCCAATACCATTCTTCGGCCCAACACCACTATTAGGCCCAATAGTACCATCAATACCATTATTCGGCCCATGCTCTTGAGGCCTAAATGTTTGGCGCTCATTAGGCTCCCTATGCGGTCTGGGCCAACAATTTTGCCCACCATGAAATGGACCATACGGCCCCACCTGTTGCTCACAAAATGCATTAGTCCCATCAGCATACCACTTTTGACCACAATCATAATTTTGACCAGCAAAATAATTCTGACCACTTCCATTATAATTTTgaccattttcaaaataattttgaccATGGTTAGAGAACCTAGGCCTTGTGTTTTGCTGTGCAGACCATCCCCGAGGACCAGAGGCAGTTGGGACTTGCGGCGGACATGGCGCCTGAGATGTGTCATCCCGGTGATAGCGATAATAGCACCGCTGAGCAACATGGCCGAACCTCGAGCAGATCTGACACTGAAGTCGCGGCCGGAAGTTCCTACCACGGCCACGAGATCCCGAACGGCCTCCACGCAACGCGCCATCCTCGACCGGCGGCGAAGACTCCTCCACAAGATTTGCCGCATACACAACGTCTTGAGAAGCCTGCGCCTGCCTGTTCTCACACTCAACAAGCGCAGCCACTAAACGCTGAAACGGTAGAGGAGTCGGCGACAGCGATGCAGACGAAACAACGCCCTCAAACTCTGACGGAAGACCGGCAAGCAAGACCGCCGTGCGTTCCGCCATCGAGATAGGATCACCAGCCGCTGCCAAAAGTGCACAAATACCCTTCAACTTAGTAACATACTCACGGATCGACATGTTACCTTTTTTTAGAGAATGAAGTTCATGACGTAGGCGCGACTGCTTGAGATCCGTATCTGCAACGAACAATTCCAACGCCGTCGTCCACACATCCGAGGCCGATTGAACCTCCGAGAACGAACTCAAAATCGACGAACTTATAGTAGAGAGGAGCCAAGACGTGAGAAGATTGTCTTGCTGTTGAAAGGCAGAAGACGCCGGATTCAACACCAAAGCACCGTCTGGTGCAGTGACGAACTTCGGCGGAGCTGTAACAGAGCCATCAAGAAAGCCAAACAGTTCATATCCATTAACGATAAACCGAACCTGTTGCTTCCATTGAAGAAAGGATCCTTCATCAAGCTTAACAACATCGTGCCGAGGGAAAGAATTGACCACACGATCATTGGCAAAGGCAGCTCCACGCGACTCAAGTGACTCCGAGGCAGCAGAAGTTTCATTGACGTTAGCCATGAACACGACTCACCTGGCGACTGATACCATGAAGAAATGCAGAGTTTAATGTGTAAGTTCTTAttctaaaattctgatttcaaACTTAGTTTTACATAAGGCTCATCTAGAGTATTTATAGGCTCAACTTCTCTTAACAGACTAGCTAACAACTCAGCTCTCCTGTAACTGCATTCTAACAAATTCATTTATCTTAACAATAAATACTaatgaatatgtatatgaatCAGGATTTTCGTTCTGagaatatttattctttttgacatattacttaaaattatctataacCCTTCTTAACTTATAAATAGGAGGATTATACATTTCAACGCACTTGAACTAAGTCTTCTTGTATTGACAATAATATCCATATCAATTAAACTAAGTCTCAATCCTCATGATTGTCTTCTTTCTCTAAGTACTTGCATATAATGAAGTGAGCTTTGCAAAGCCGATACTCAAATGATAAATATGCGAGTACCTAAAGAGAATCgatttgaattatatgtatcACGACACGGTTCGACGAGTGACAAGACCAAATAGGGTTACGGACAAATGTACGTGAAGTTCACATGAAGTTGGGTTATAGTTTCATGTCTGGCCAGTTTCCAAAGACCTGCTGAGAACATAATCATATGTAAATTGGCAGTCTAAGGCCCATTGACAGCTAAGAAATAAGTAATCTAATTGCATCTCATTATTGGACAGATAATAATAACACCCCCCTTATCCACTCAGATAATttctttattcaaataataataatttaagttaCATATCCAAAAGTAAAATGGATACGGGTTATCCGTCTAAGTTTAAAGATTCGTtcgaaatttaagaaaatttgaataaaaatattagatcgaaaaaatagatttgggtaaaaattagatctgtttaaaaatatgaattaaattcgAGCTCAAACAATTAATACCCAAGCTCAATCCAATCCAAAACGTTTTCtaagtttataaatattatattatgtaatttagaatgcatgaaaattaaatttgtattaatatatgatattataatgtaaacattaaaaatttattaagttgcatttatataaaattgtaataaatgaaaaactattaaattaaaaatatataaatttttttaagttttaaaaaatgatttgggttgatttggataaaattttaggccataGTCCAAGCGGATCAAGCTTAAGTAAATTTAAAGTGTATCGATATCATGCTTAAACCCGGTATGAACTCAGCTCTATCTGACCCATGAACACCTTTACTTTTATAGATAAAAGTGATATtatatgctaaaaattttaattaattgtttaaaatctaactatttatatttatttttaaagaatttttacgAGATGTTATCATATCATTTAATAATCAAGTATCAAATACCAACCTTTAATTATATGCATACAAGTCCCTTGTTAAAAATGAGTTTGTAATATCCTATCATGGGTGGCCACTTGGCTCGATGTGTGAATCTCATGTGaattctttataaatttatctcgattagttaattagttaaagatagatattcgattcgattcttGTAATGACTAATTTTGATTATAACAATTGATATAGTCGTAacttaaaaatgagaaaaataatttgtcATTTAATATATTGGTTACAAAGAATTAGGTTCACAAGTGAATGGGAATGCAAAAACAACCCACCATTTTTGCACTTGCAAATTTGGTTAAAAGGTTAGCCATTGCCATATCCAACACTCATGAGCCTTGCATACTATCAATGAGATCGATGAAAGCTTCTTTGGCACAAGGGATCGTTAGAGCACCCATCGGATGATTAAACCCGTACTCTTCTTCGGCTCGACTCAACAAATTTCGAAACAAAGGATGGTTGAGGAATGAAATCGGAACAACGAATCTCTTCTTTTCGACTTCACCAACATAAATAGCAATGTGGCCTTTAGGCACTGATGCTGTTGTCTCCGAAAATGAAAGACTCCGCTTTGGACCCGACTTAGCGTTGATGAGCCTCGGCAAGCGAAAACCCATAATGGTTTTTATGAGGTAGTAGTAGATGAGGAAATATTGTAAGTATTGGCACACAATGTgggttaagaaaaaaaatgtatttatagAGTGCAATGCTTTGTTGGTTCAACAGGCTCAAGCTAATTAAGTGGTGAAAGAGAGAATGGTTTAGGGACATAT of Gossypium raimondii isolate GPD5lz chromosome 3, ASM2569854v1, whole genome shotgun sequence contains these proteins:
- the LOC105795373 gene encoding auxin-responsive protein SAUR21, with amino-acid sequence MGFRLPRLINAKSGPKRSLSFSETTASVPKGHIAIYVGEVEKKRFVVPISFLNHPLFRNLLSRAEEEYGFNHPMGALTIPCAKEAFIDLIDSMQGS